A region of Clostridium acetobutylicum ATCC 824 DNA encodes the following proteins:
- a CDS encoding HD domain-containing protein, with translation MEESKELFKDIEKHLLNDVRPSEYLNEQLNKGNLNKYPFTMLSDLVHTEQNKEHHPEGNVWNHTLLVVDKAAENREKSSDKRAFMWGSLLHDIGKAKTTKVRKGKITSYNHDKVGETMSREFLQCFSEDEDFIYKVIKLVRWHMQTLFVVKNMSFADSKNMLKETSLDEIALLSLCDRLGRQPMSNGKIQEEKENVRTFVRKVKELNKV, from the coding sequence ATGGAAGAGAGCAAAGAACTTTTTAAGGATATAGAAAAACATTTGCTTAATGATGTAAGGCCATCGGAATATTTAAACGAGCAGCTTAATAAAGGAAATTTAAATAAATATCCTTTTACAATGCTAAGTGATTTGGTTCATACAGAGCAAAATAAAGAACACCATCCTGAGGGCAATGTATGGAATCACACTTTGCTTGTAGTTGATAAGGCTGCTGAGAACAGAGAAAAGAGTAGTGACAAAAGAGCATTTATGTGGGGAAGTCTTCTTCATGATATAGGAAAGGCTAAAACAACGAAAGTTCGAAAAGGTAAGATAACCTCATATAATCATGATAAGGTTGGAGAAACAATGTCAAGGGAATTCCTACAGTGTTTTAGTGAGGATGAAGATTTTATATATAAGGTGATTAAACTTGTAAGATGGCACATGCAAACATTGTTTGTTGTAAAGAACATGTCTTTTGCAGATTCTAAAAATATGCTTAAGGAAACTTCTCTTGATGAGATAGCACTCTTATCTTTATGTGACAGGTTAGGACGACAGCCTATGTCAAACGGTAAAATTCAAGAAGAGAAAGAAAATGTAAGGACTTTTGTTCGTAAGGTCAAAGAACTGAATAAGGTGTAA
- a CDS encoding Ig-like domain-containing protein, protein MKKIMVSIALLLTIILGLSFNVKASEVNWDRSYWDSLDCGIYWYGMDNKPYKFVSGQTNPAFDPSKPTIIYIHGWQPEYYLLRHRESFYIYGKDTADDWIKKGWNVGVFYWNQFSDEIGVLDAEAKIWTTKGPQGMRWRKGDGSYETVNTVNIPASQLLYQKYVQAMKDYRGNEIRIAGHSLGSQMAILLTQQISDNVDSGNIPHELLPKRVALLDPYFSNLGKPYLGFKWTGEVCRGYVQNLISTKNIPFELYTSSDLTRGIAGDDNIGLQKMCATSYMKPTFYNDLQQIERHYAAKYNYFSSIASNPPLEYANNQLTGNISASASTPTSRIAEMMGPDYHWIQIGGNATTDTNDDIYEKHVDSTNYFPVNDLTLNCDKTSIATGEYTSIKTTIAPENATDKIIMWKSSNDNIAKVCVDGIVEGISPGNATITATTTNNITKTISIIVYK, encoded by the coding sequence ATGAAAAAAATTATGGTCTCTATTGCTCTTTTACTTACTATCATTTTAGGACTTTCTTTTAATGTAAAGGCTAGTGAGGTTAACTGGGACAGATCCTACTGGGATAGCCTGGATTGTGGCATATACTGGTATGGTATGGACAACAAACCTTACAAGTTCGTTTCAGGTCAAACCAACCCAGCCTTTGACCCTTCCAAACCAACTATAATATACATACACGGTTGGCAGCCTGAATATTATCTATTAAGGCATAGAGAGTCTTTTTACATTTACGGGAAAGATACTGCAGACGACTGGATAAAAAAAGGTTGGAACGTTGGTGTATTCTACTGGAATCAATTTTCTGACGAAATAGGTGTTTTAGATGCAGAAGCCAAAATATGGACAACAAAAGGTCCTCAGGGAATGCGTTGGAGAAAGGGAGATGGTTCATACGAGACTGTAAATACGGTAAACATTCCTGCCTCTCAACTTTTGTATCAAAAATATGTACAAGCTATGAAAGATTATAGAGGAAATGAAATTAGAATTGCAGGACATTCCCTTGGAAGCCAAATGGCTATTTTACTTACACAACAAATAAGCGATAATGTAGACTCCGGAAACATTCCCCATGAACTTTTGCCTAAAAGAGTCGCACTTTTAGATCCCTATTTCTCGAATTTAGGTAAACCATATCTAGGTTTTAAATGGACCGGAGAAGTTTGCAGAGGCTATGTGCAAAATTTAATAAGCACTAAAAATATTCCATTTGAATTATATACTTCTTCCGATTTAACTCGTGGAATTGCTGGGGATGATAATATTGGCCTTCAAAAAATGTGTGCAACTTCTTACATGAAGCCTACTTTTTATAATGATCTTCAACAAATAGAAAGACACTACGCTGCAAAATACAACTACTTTTCTTCTATTGCTTCAAATCCTCCTCTTGAATATGCCAATAATCAATTGACTGGAAACATATCTGCTTCAGCTTCAACACCAACTTCCAGAATAGCTGAAATGATGGGACCAGACTATCATTGGATTCAAATTGGTGGAAATGCAACTACTGATACAAATGATGATATTTATGAAAAGCATGTTGACAGTACAAATTATTTCCCGGTAAATGATTTGACGCTTAACTGTGATAAAACTTCAATTGCAACTGGTGAATATACTTCAATAAAAACAACTATAGCTCCCGAGAACGCTACAGACAAAATTATAATGTGGAAATCCTCAAATGATAATATAGCTAAAGTTTGTGTTGATGGAATTGTTGAAGGTATAAGTCCTGGAAATGCTACTATTACAGCTACAACAACAAATAACATTACAAAAACAATTAGTATTATAGTTTATAAATAA
- a CDS encoding MutS-related protein, which translates to MDEDKLYMYSAIATLALGISAFVFFQLAIGYKNYIYFLGTALSIAAIFLAFYMKAKIIHKLNYERFKRYWGEFQKRKRNTRNVKKFFEFHKEDNADEFNVDEQTWEDLNMNKVFELADRTLTSPGEEMLYKIFKTPEFSKEKLLERNSIIKIFQNNKEVREKVGLELIKLGRKKENGVTDLIWKDIEVDYKYKYVFNFLFWGTLASILTIPILKYGYIILLAAFILMNTIEHNKFKNKVELYVQSLGYLNGIINTANRISKINCPEIKYYTDSLKATSSKLMKVAKKTAGIERVEGVDIIGDALYNILPIEERKFFNSINDIRKLRKELKELYKALGEIDALMSIASFRQWIQYYCEPEFVDNGRIIKCSEIYHPLLENPVSNSIDLDGKGIMLTGTNMAGKSTFLRTIGLNSLLAQTIYTCAAKVYKTSFFKIMTSISPEDNISSGKSYYFREAEALKRIINQCSDDRPVLCIIDEIFRGTNPIERVNASAEILNYIEKHNTLTLVATHDLELTEILKEDYLCCYFSEDIDDEGLQFDYKLKYGICKTRNAVKLLKYLEYPNEIIQKTNDRLAKIL; encoded by the coding sequence ATGGATGAGGATAAATTATATATGTACAGTGCAATTGCAACGCTGGCTTTAGGTATATCTGCATTTGTATTTTTTCAATTAGCTATAGGCTATAAAAATTATATTTATTTTTTAGGAACTGCATTAAGCATAGCAGCAATCTTCTTAGCATTTTACATGAAGGCAAAAATAATTCATAAGCTAAACTATGAAAGATTTAAAAGGTATTGGGGAGAATTTCAAAAGAGGAAAAGAAACACAAGAAATGTAAAAAAGTTTTTTGAATTTCACAAGGAAGATAATGCAGATGAGTTTAATGTTGATGAACAAACTTGGGAAGACCTTAATATGAATAAAGTTTTTGAACTTGCAGATAGAACATTAACATCACCAGGAGAAGAGATGCTTTATAAGATATTTAAAACACCTGAATTTTCGAAGGAAAAGCTCCTTGAAAGAAATTCAATTATAAAGATATTTCAAAATAACAAGGAAGTTAGAGAAAAAGTTGGATTAGAGCTTATTAAGCTTGGAAGAAAAAAAGAAAATGGAGTTACGGATCTTATATGGAAGGACATTGAGGTCGATTATAAATATAAATATGTATTCAATTTTTTATTTTGGGGTACACTAGCATCAATTTTAACAATACCAATACTTAAATATGGATACATAATTCTCTTAGCAGCCTTTATATTAATGAACACTATTGAACACAATAAGTTTAAGAATAAGGTTGAATTATATGTTCAATCACTTGGATATTTAAATGGGATAATAAACACAGCGAACAGGATTTCTAAGATTAATTGTCCTGAAATTAAGTATTACACAGACAGTTTAAAAGCAACATCTTCTAAGCTTATGAAGGTAGCTAAGAAGACAGCTGGAATAGAGAGGGTAGAAGGTGTAGATATAATAGGTGATGCTCTTTACAATATATTACCTATTGAAGAAAGAAAATTCTTTAATTCAATAAATGATATAAGAAAATTACGTAAAGAGTTAAAGGAGCTATATAAAGCCCTTGGAGAAATAGATGCACTTATGTCCATAGCATCCTTTAGGCAATGGATTCAGTATTATTGTGAACCTGAATTTGTAGATAATGGAAGGATAATAAAATGCAGCGAGATATATCATCCATTATTGGAAAACCCAGTATCAAACTCCATAGATTTAGATGGAAAAGGAATAATGCTTACAGGAACTAATATGGCTGGAAAGTCTACTTTTTTGAGAACTATAGGATTAAATTCTCTTTTAGCACAAACAATATATACGTGTGCAGCTAAAGTATATAAAACAAGCTTTTTTAAGATAATGACATCTATAAGTCCCGAGGATAATATATCTTCAGGAAAAAGCTATTACTTTAGAGAAGCGGAGGCACTTAAGAGAATAATAAATCAGTGCAGCGATGATAGACCTGTTTTATGTATAATTGACGAAATATTTAGAGGAACAAACCCAATTGAAAGAGTTAACGCCTCAGCCGAAATTTTAAATTATATAGAGAAACATAACACATTAACTCTAGTTGCAACACATGATTTGGAGCTTACGGAAATACTGAAAGAGGATTATTTGTGCTGTTACTTTAGTGAGGATATAGATGATGAAGGTCTTCAATTCGATTACAAGTTGAAGTATGGAATATGTAAGACGAGAAATGCTGTAAAACTTTTAAAATATCTTGAATATCCAAATGAAATAATACAAAAAACTAATGATAGGCTTGCAAAAATATTATAA
- the aspS gene encoding aspartate--tRNA(Asn) ligase, translating to MERCLVNETEKKLEEVVKLQGWVHKLRKLGKIAFVLLRDRTGIIQCVVDAKKIDVKELKLESVVEIEGIVKENEGRFEIQVNSIKTLSKALEKIPIEINKEDMELNIDTLIENRILSMRNSRVNSVFKIETEIAHGFSEFLVKNGFTEIYTPKIVSEGAEGGTELFKLKYFDKEAYLAQSPQFYKQMMVAAGYERVFEIGHVYRAESHDTKRHLNEYISMDLEMGFINDEMDLIRFEIELLKYIFQNVRQKCSKSIELLKVEIPTIQEVPIMPLNEAITILREVYNKKELTTDIDHEGEELIGRFVKEKYNSDFVFLTHYSKDKRPMYTMPCGKNLTHSFDLIFRGMEITTGGQRINDYDMLRQSMLDKGLKVESFKSYLDVFKFGMPPHGGLAIGLERITIKLLNLDNIREAAFFVRDKKRILP from the coding sequence ATGGAAAGATGCTTAGTAAATGAAACTGAAAAAAAATTAGAAGAAGTAGTTAAGCTTCAAGGGTGGGTGCACAAGCTAAGAAAGCTAGGGAAAATAGCGTTCGTATTATTAAGGGATAGAACAGGAATAATTCAATGTGTTGTGGATGCAAAGAAAATAGATGTTAAAGAACTTAAATTAGAAAGTGTAGTAGAGATAGAGGGTATCGTTAAAGAGAATGAGGGTAGGTTTGAGATTCAAGTAAATAGCATTAAAACATTATCAAAAGCTTTAGAGAAGATTCCAATTGAAATAAATAAGGAGGATATGGAATTAAATATAGATACTCTTATAGAAAATAGAATTCTCAGTATGAGAAACAGCAGAGTAAACTCTGTATTTAAAATAGAAACAGAAATAGCACATGGTTTTTCTGAGTTTTTAGTTAAAAATGGTTTTACTGAAATATACACTCCTAAGATAGTTTCTGAAGGAGCAGAAGGTGGAACTGAATTATTTAAACTTAAGTATTTTGATAAGGAGGCATATCTCGCTCAAAGTCCACAATTTTATAAACAGATGATGGTGGCAGCCGGTTATGAAAGGGTTTTTGAAATAGGTCATGTATATAGAGCTGAAAGTCATGATACTAAAAGACATTTGAATGAATATATAAGCATGGACTTAGAGATGGGATTTATAAATGATGAAATGGATTTAATAAGGTTCGAGATTGAGCTTTTAAAATATATTTTTCAAAATGTAAGGCAAAAGTGTAGTAAGAGCATTGAGCTTTTAAAGGTGGAAATACCTACAATACAAGAAGTACCAATAATGCCTCTTAATGAAGCTATCACTATATTGAGAGAAGTGTACAATAAGAAGGAGCTTACTACAGATATAGATCATGAAGGGGAAGAGCTTATCGGAAGATTTGTAAAAGAAAAATATAATTCTGACTTTGTATTTTTAACACACTATTCAAAAGATAAGAGACCTATGTATACAATGCCATGTGGAAAAAATTTAACTCACAGCTTTGACTTGATTTTTAGAGGTATGGAGATTACAACCGGTGGACAGAGAATAAATGATTATGATATGTTAAGACAAAGCATGCTTGATAAGGGACTTAAAGTAGAAAGTTTTAAAAGTTATCTTGATGTATTTAAGTTTGGAATGCCACCTCATGGTGGGCTTGCCATTGGACTTGAAAGGATAACGATCAAACTGTTAAACTTAGATAATATAAGAGAAGCTGCTTTCTTTGTAAGAGATAAAAAGAGAATTTTGCCGTAG
- a CDS encoding HlyD family efflux transporter periplasmic adaptor subunit has product MKKIKMVSIMALTGLMIFAAGCSQAKTDKTVKKVSPKVKNTVDASGTIASSNVENIVIDSSSMQSITKVSKMDVKEGQIVKKNDTLVEMDGYNSNKSEDYISGQNIISDMDNAVVTDIGYEKGDILSAQKSVLKLQDLNSLYVKAKVGEEFIKDVQVGKDVTIVPTSDSSVKLKGKVTRIGNEVLSSTSSTGMQTSSSGEANIPVDISIDNNNGKLFPNYNVDVEIQK; this is encoded by the coding sequence ATGAAAAAAATTAAAATGGTTAGTATAATGGCACTTACAGGTCTTATGATATTTGCAGCAGGATGTAGTCAGGCTAAAACTGACAAAACGGTAAAGAAAGTTTCACCAAAGGTTAAAAATACAGTTGATGCATCAGGAACTATAGCATCGTCAAATGTAGAGAATATAGTAATAGATAGCTCTTCCATGCAGTCAATAACTAAAGTAAGTAAGATGGACGTAAAAGAAGGACAGATAGTTAAAAAGAATGATACTCTTGTAGAGATGGATGGGTATAACTCAAATAAATCAGAAGATTACATAAGTGGTCAAAACATAATATCAGATATGGATAATGCAGTTGTAACAGATATAGGATATGAAAAGGGAGATATACTATCAGCACAAAAAAGTGTACTTAAATTACAGGATTTAAACAGCCTTTATGTAAAGGCAAAAGTAGGAGAAGAATTTATAAAAGATGTCCAGGTAGGAAAAGATGTAACAATAGTACCAACATCGGATTCATCAGTAAAGTTAAAAGGTAAAGTTACAAGAATAGGAAATGAAGTGCTTTCAAGCACAAGCAGTACAGGTATGCAAACTTCATCCAGCGGAGAAGCTAATATACCTGTGGACATATCAATAGATAATAATAATGGAAAGTTATTTCCCAACTATAATGTAGATGTTGAAATACAAAAATAA
- a CDS encoding ABC transporter ATP-binding protein: protein MEELAREEAKSVIEARGLNKIFKLGKMDVEVLKDINIDIKEGEFVSIMGPSGSGKSTLLYLLGGLDKPTSGSVKIAGKELSTMNDKEQSIMRRRDVGFVFQFYNLIPNLNVEENIMLPILLDGKKIKNYRDKLENILKIVGLEERRKHTPRELSGGQQQRVAIARALINEPDVILADEPIGNLDSKTGTEVMELMRKINIEEGKTIVQVTHSSEAAKYGQRIIYVKDGKVVEQ, encoded by the coding sequence ATGGAAGAGTTAGCAAGAGAAGAGGCTAAAAGCGTAATAGAAGCAAGAGGTTTAAATAAAATATTTAAACTTGGCAAAATGGATGTAGAGGTGCTCAAAGATATAAATATAGATATAAAAGAGGGAGAGTTTGTATCTATAATGGGACCATCAGGATCAGGGAAAAGTACTCTTTTGTACCTGCTTGGCGGACTTGATAAACCCACATCAGGTAGCGTTAAAATAGCAGGAAAAGAACTCTCAACTATGAATGATAAAGAACAGAGTATAATGAGAAGACGAGATGTTGGTTTTGTATTTCAATTTTATAATTTGATACCTAATCTTAATGTGGAAGAAAACATTATGCTTCCAATACTTCTGGATGGAAAGAAAATAAAAAATTATAGAGATAAACTAGAAAATATATTAAAGATAGTTGGACTTGAAGAGAGAAGGAAACATACTCCAAGAGAGCTGTCGGGAGGACAACAGCAGAGGGTTGCTATAGCTAGGGCACTTATAAATGAACCAGATGTAATACTTGCAGATGAACCAATAGGAAATCTTGATAGTAAAACAGGAACGGAAGTAATGGAACTAATGAGAAAAATAAATATAGAAGAAGGAAAGACCATAGTACAGGTTACTCACTCTTCAGAGGCAGCAAAGTATGGACAGAGAATAATATATGTTAAGGATGGAAAGGTGGTAGAACAATAA
- a CDS encoding ABC transporter permease, with protein sequence MAIILKFMLKNIKEKKLRTFLVVFSIMASAALYFASSGISTSIKATYIDIVKQFAGSSDIIISANSKSPTPYVNLDKAEIARDKTDYIIGEIDASAVYKNSDKDVRVSLSGFDYSDMQTMGFVDLNQSEGVKPFSGNKIIVSKKTADKYGFTVGQKLPLMVGKNGDKQNFIIVGIANNKGLFSSDSDRAMTAVVPQVIAGNINGVTNQYSEIYVKVHNSNNIDTVINKLTTAYKHYSVTKIVDEKVIDQALGQITMVFRVMMIVVLMMSTFIIYTVFKVIVAERLPVIGTFRSIGATRMSTSLVLIGESIIYGIIGGVVGNFAGIGILKLLMAVLAAQASGGMSITASVNYTPKQLISAFVFAIIVSVLSSIIPIVKTSKLSVKDVVLNTVDTMEKEKLWVLILGIIFILSDFAMPIVTKNCALGKTPSLILLGICMILSVVGVVMVVPFMTEIFVTIFDKIYNVIFGNEGSLAAKNLRKNKSLINNIALLTIGISTLFMLNIISGSIGKAVVNAYNIFNHDLYISNNDGNSLDRQTINIVRNTAGVQEIQEGYEARNIEVSGSTDKISDIMFMDEYYIKNFWKIKLLQDEKSVFNAYKDGRTILMTTSNLKRFKKNVGDYITIKTNRGSKDYKIVGSYDSMMYNGNSVIIPNKYARGDFNLYQCSTLNIKTSKSPDSMAKLFAEKFKTRQIGVETIAKMEKQNEQQNNAMLSLIKAFPIIALIIGAFGVINNFFISFIERKRHLAVYASVGMNRHQTRKMLFIEALSIGLIGSIGGIVGGSLMIHVIPAMLDISNFPMEIYYSSGAFITSVILGVLITVISSIVPSLKSSKLNIIEAIKYE encoded by the coding sequence ATGGCAATAATTCTTAAATTTATGCTTAAGAATATAAAGGAAAAGAAGTTAAGAACTTTTCTGGTTGTGTTTTCAATAATGGCGTCAGCTGCACTGTACTTTGCTTCTAGCGGTATAAGTACAAGTATAAAAGCAACTTATATTGATATTGTAAAACAGTTTGCTGGGAGTTCAGACATAATAATAAGTGCAAATAGCAAATCACCTACACCATATGTCAACCTAGACAAAGCTGAGATAGCAAGGGATAAAACTGATTACATAATTGGAGAAATTGATGCAAGTGCTGTATATAAGAATTCTGATAAGGATGTAAGAGTATCTCTTAGTGGATTTGATTATTCAGACATGCAGACTATGGGATTTGTGGATTTAAACCAGAGCGAGGGAGTTAAACCTTTTAGCGGAAATAAAATTATAGTAAGTAAGAAGACAGCAGATAAATACGGTTTCACTGTTGGACAGAAGTTACCTCTTATGGTTGGAAAAAATGGAGATAAGCAAAATTTTATAATAGTAGGTATAGCTAATAATAAAGGTTTGTTCAGTAGTGATAGTGATAGGGCAATGACAGCTGTAGTACCACAAGTTATAGCTGGAAATATTAATGGAGTTACTAATCAGTATTCAGAGATTTATGTTAAAGTTCATAATTCAAATAATATAGACACTGTAATTAATAAATTGACAACAGCATATAAGCATTATTCGGTTACCAAGATAGTGGACGAAAAGGTTATAGATCAAGCACTTGGACAGATCACCATGGTGTTTAGAGTTATGATGATAGTAGTTTTAATGATGAGCACATTTATTATATATACTGTTTTTAAGGTAATAGTTGCAGAAAGACTACCAGTTATAGGAACCTTTAGAAGTATAGGAGCTACAAGAATGTCTACAAGCCTAGTACTTATTGGAGAAAGTATTATATACGGAATAATAGGTGGAGTTGTAGGTAATTTTGCAGGAATTGGAATTTTAAAATTGCTTATGGCAGTTCTTGCAGCTCAGGCTTCGGGAGGAATGAGCATTACAGCCTCTGTTAATTACACTCCGAAGCAGTTAATAAGTGCATTCGTATTTGCAATAATTGTTTCAGTTTTAAGCTCTATAATTCCAATAGTTAAGACATCTAAGCTATCTGTTAAGGATGTTGTTCTTAATACAGTAGATACTATGGAAAAAGAAAAACTATGGGTTCTTATTTTAGGGATTATATTTATACTGAGTGATTTTGCTATGCCTATTGTTACTAAAAATTGTGCGTTAGGAAAGACTCCATCGCTTATTTTACTTGGAATTTGTATGATTCTTTCAGTGGTTGGAGTTGTAATGGTAGTTCCGTTTATGACTGAAATCTTTGTTACAATATTTGATAAAATTTATAATGTTATATTTGGAAATGAGGGAAGTCTTGCTGCAAAAAACCTTAGGAAAAATAAGAGCTTAATAAACAATATTGCATTGTTAACCATCGGAATATCAACCTTATTTATGCTTAATATAATCAGTGGAAGTATAGGAAAAGCGGTTGTTAATGCATACAATATATTTAATCATGATTTGTATATAAGTAATAATGATGGTAATTCTCTAGACAGGCAAACCATTAATATTGTAAGGAATACTGCTGGAGTTCAAGAAATACAAGAAGGTTATGAAGCAAGAAATATAGAGGTATCAGGAAGTACAGATAAGATTTCGGATATTATGTTTATGGATGAGTATTATATAAAGAACTTCTGGAAAATAAAGCTTCTTCAAGATGAAAAAAGTGTATTTAATGCTTATAAGGATGGAAGAACAATATTAATGACGACTAGTAATCTCAAAAGATTTAAAAAAAATGTTGGAGATTACATTACAATTAAAACAAATAGGGGAAGCAAGGATTACAAGATAGTTGGTTCCTATGATAGCATGATGTATAATGGAAATTCTGTTATTATTCCTAACAAATATGCAAGAGGAGATTTTAACTTATATCAATGCTCTACTTTAAATATTAAGACCTCTAAATCGCCTGATAGTATGGCAAAGTTATTTGCTGAGAAGTTTAAAACAAGGCAAATAGGAGTAGAGACAATAGCTAAAATGGAAAAGCAAAATGAGCAGCAAAATAATGCAATGTTATCATTAATAAAAGCATTTCCTATAATAGCCCTCATAATCGGAGCTTTTGGAGTAATTAACAATTTCTTTATAAGCTTTATAGAAAGAAAAAGACATCTTGCTGTTTATGCTTCTGTTGGAATGAATAGACACCAAACAAGAAAAATGCTATTCATTGAGGCATTATCTATAGGTCTTATAGGTAGTATAGGAGGAATAGTTGGAGGAAGTTTAATGATTCATGTTATACCAGCTATGCTTGATATATCTAATTTCCCTATGGAGATATACTATTCGTCAGGTGCGTTTATAACAAGTGTAATACTTGGAGTTTTAATAACTGTTATATCATCAATTGTTCCATCGCTTAAATCATCTAAGCTCAATATTATAGAAGCTATTAAATATGAGTAA